A part of Chloroflexota bacterium genomic DNA contains:
- a CDS encoding 4Fe-4S binding protein, with protein sequence MNFLSTYVIIDGALERIITGSFILFCALSINSLFVGRLWCSWACPAAGLQETAFKVNPLYLTETGRS encoded by the coding sequence ATGAACTTTCTCTCTACCTATGTGATTATTGACGGCGCACTGGAAAGGATCATCACAGGCAGTTTTATCCTGTTTTGTGCCCTTTCCATCAATTCATTGTTCGTAGGCCGGCTTTGGTGCAGCTGGGCCTGCCCGGCCGCAGGGCTGCAGGAAACAGCATTCAAGGTCAATCCACTCTACTTGACGGAGACCGGCAGAAGCTAG
- a CDS encoding DEAD/DEAH box helicase has product MKFSIFNFNPQINAGINAAGYKEPTPIQEEAIPAILVGKDVLGLAQTGTGKTAAFALPILQKLMTGKRGRVRALVISPTRELAEQTHSAFKQLGNKTGLRMLSIYGGVSAKNQIKRLRQGVDIVIACPGRLLDLKNQGEISLKNVEILVLDEADHLVDMGFLPDIKRIIDALPEARQTLLFSATMPDRILDLATSMMDSPVRVAIDFEKPLDKIDHAIYPVVFNKKLEMLIHLLHKQSSDQVLVFTRTKRRATRLAEQLQNAGFATASLQGNLSQNKRDAAMRAFRQGRVKVLVATDIAARGIDVMDISHVINYDIPDTAEAYTHRTGRTGRMEQDGTAFSLVTQEDVGMVRSIEKLMGKKLERRNVDGYTVRLNDNKHTSSQKKQGRMSRSNNKNRYRSSAKQHS; this is encoded by the coding sequence GTGAAGTTTAGTATTTTTAATTTTAATCCGCAGATTAATGCGGGCATCAACGCTGCTGGCTATAAAGAGCCAACCCCCATTCAGGAAGAAGCCATCCCTGCCATTTTGGTGGGAAAAGATGTGCTGGGCCTGGCCCAAACTGGTACCGGAAAGACGGCTGCCTTTGCGCTGCCTATCTTGCAGAAGCTTATGACGGGAAAACGGGGCCGGGTTCGTGCTTTGGTAATCTCACCAACCCGCGAATTGGCCGAACAGACGCATAGTGCTTTCAAGCAGCTGGGCAACAAGACCGGCCTGAGAATGCTTTCCATTTATGGTGGCGTGAGTGCCAAGAATCAGATCAAGCGGCTGCGCCAGGGTGTGGATATTGTAATTGCCTGCCCCGGACGGTTACTGGATTTGAAAAATCAGGGCGAAATCAGCCTGAAAAATGTTGAGATTCTTGTCTTGGATGAAGCCGATCACCTGGTTGATATGGGCTTCCTGCCGGACATCAAGCGGATCATCGATGCTTTGCCTGAAGCGCGCCAAACCCTCCTTTTCTCGGCAACAATGCCAGATAGAATTTTGGATCTCGCGACCAGCATGATGGATAGTCCTGTTAGAGTGGCGATTGATTTTGAAAAACCGTTAGATAAGATTGACCATGCCATTTATCCAGTGGTTTTTAACAAAAAACTTGAAATGCTGATCCACCTTTTGCATAAACAAAGCAGTGATCAGGTGTTGGTCTTCACTCGCACCAAACGCCGGGCAACCCGGTTGGCAGAACAGTTACAGAATGCCGGTTTTGCTACTGCTTCTCTGCAGGGTAATCTATCTCAGAATAAGCGGGATGCAGCCATGCGGGCTTTCCGACAGGGGCGGGTGAAAGTTTTGGTGGCAACGGATATCGCCGCGCGGGGAATCGATGTGATGGATATCTCCCATGTGATCAATTATGACATCCCGGACACTGCAGAAGCCTATACCCACCGCACCGGCCGGACTGGGCGGATGGAACAGGATGGGACAGCTTTCTCGCTCGTGACCCAGGAAGATGTTGGCATGGTACGCTCCATCGAGAAATTGATGGGAAAGAAGCTGGAGCGGCGTAATGTGGATGGCTATACCGTCCGCTTAAATGACAACAAGCATACTTCCTCCCAGAAGAAACAGGGCAGAATGTCCCGATCAAATAATAAAAACCGTTATCGTTCCAGCGCGAAACAACATTCATAG
- a CDS encoding slipin family protein → MCIVGVVLLFLLTILLRSVRVLTEYERGVVFTLGKFTGVRGPGLTFLIPILQNMRRVDMRLATAEVPRQEVMTKDNIPMLVNAVVYFKVIDPEAVIIKIEDYIFAIRQYTQAALRDVIGNNEMDSVLMERLQIAEAIREIVDAETSDWGVDIESIKIQELELPAEMKRAMARQAEAERERRATVIASQGELEASKNLRTAAAELAGSPGALHLRTLQTIRDIASDPSEKLVLFLPSNIANVVSEFTDQKKDNLM, encoded by the coding sequence ATCTGCATCGTTGGTGTTGTTCTCCTGTTCCTGCTGACCATCCTGCTCCGGTCAGTGAGAGTTCTCACCGAATATGAACGCGGTGTGGTCTTCACACTGGGGAAATTCACCGGTGTCCGTGGCCCCGGGCTCACTTTCCTGATCCCGATCCTTCAGAACATGCGGCGGGTGGATATGCGCCTGGCCACAGCCGAAGTGCCCCGCCAGGAAGTGATGACCAAAGACAACATCCCTATGCTGGTGAACGCCGTGGTCTATTTCAAAGTCATTGACCCCGAAGCCGTCATCATCAAAATTGAGGACTATATCTTCGCCATTCGCCAATACACTCAGGCTGCCCTCCGGGATGTGATCGGTAACAACGAAATGGACAGCGTCCTGATGGAACGCCTCCAAATCGCCGAAGCCATCCGTGAAATCGTGGATGCGGAAACCTCCGACTGGGGTGTGGATATCGAATCAATCAAGATCCAGGAGCTTGAACTCCCAGCCGAGATGAAACGTGCAATGGCCCGTCAGGCTGAGGCAGAACGTGAACGCCGGGCGACCGTGATCGCCTCCCAAGGTGAGTTGGAAGCCTCCAAGAACCTGCGTACGGCTGCTGCTGAGCTGGCCGGCTCCCCCGGTGCCCTGCACCTGCGGACCCTGCAAACCATTCGGGATATCGCCTCAGACCCCTCCGAGAAACTCGTGCTGTTCCTCCCATCAAATATCGCTAATGTGGTTTCCGAGTTCACGGACCAAAAGAAAGATAACTTGATGTGA
- the mutY gene encoding A/G-specific adenine glycosylase: protein MYWAADLLNWYHRSARDLPWRSVLTPYRTWVSEIMLQQTQVDTVIPYFERWMARFPDVGTLAEADEQDVLNLWEGLGYYSRARNLHKAARIIHDELGDQLPDTLDALEKLPGIGPYTAAAIASIAFSRDVATVDGNIRRVFSRIYDLTEPLRSPESERTIWALAEENLPKGEASAYNQALMDLGATICTPKTPDCDHCPIQADCQARALGVQEQRPVKSPRKKIPHLTVTAAIIRRDGQVLLSKRPAGGLLGGLWEFPGGTKEESDPDLPACLQREIQEELGVQVTVGEPFGVYKHAYTHFKITLHAFLCRLDNGAKPQPIESDELVWVSASELEKYPMGKVDRQIANRLRVEGPELGL from the coding sequence ATGTACTGGGCGGCGGATTTATTGAATTGGTATCACAGGAGCGCCAGGGATTTACCCTGGCGTTCTGTTCTTACCCCCTATCGGACTTGGGTTTCCGAGATCATGCTGCAACAAACTCAGGTGGATACGGTGATTCCCTATTTCGAACGCTGGATGGCGCGTTTTCCCGATGTTGGCACCCTAGCCGAGGCGGATGAACAGGATGTGTTGAATTTGTGGGAGGGCTTGGGCTATTACAGCCGGGCACGCAATCTGCACAAGGCTGCCAGGATCATCCATGATGAGTTAGGAGATCAGTTGCCTGACACGCTGGATGCGCTGGAAAAGCTGCCTGGCATCGGGCCATATACTGCGGCCGCAATTGCTTCCATCGCGTTTAGCAGAGACGTGGCTACGGTAGATGGCAACATCCGGCGGGTGTTTTCAAGGATCTATGACCTGACCGAACCCCTGCGCAGCCCGGAGAGCGAGCGCACGATTTGGGCTTTAGCAGAGGAAAATTTGCCCAAGGGTGAGGCCAGTGCTTATAACCAGGCGTTGATGGACCTGGGAGCGACCATTTGTACCCCCAAGACGCCGGATTGTGACCATTGTCCCATTCAGGCCGATTGCCAGGCCAGGGCTTTGGGCGTTCAGGAGCAGCGGCCGGTGAAGTCGCCCCGCAAGAAGATACCTCATTTGACGGTTACAGCGGCGATCATCCGGCGGGATGGCCAGGTGCTGCTCAGTAAACGCCCGGCGGGTGGCTTGCTGGGCGGATTGTGGGAGTTCCCTGGTGGGACGAAGGAAGAAAGTGACCCGGATTTGCCCGCCTGCCTGCAGCGTGAGATCCAGGAGGAACTGGGTGTGCAGGTGACCGTTGGGGAGCCTTTTGGCGTTTATAAACATGCCTATACCCATTTCAAGATCACTCTGCATGCCTTTCTCTGCCGGTTGGATAACGGCGCAAAACCGCAGCCGATTGAGAGCGATGAATTGGTTTGGGTGAGTGCTTCGGAGTTGGAAAAATACCCAATGGGCAAGGTGGACCGGCAAATCGCCAACCGGTTGAGGGTGGAGGGACCTGAGCTTGGACTTTGA
- a CDS encoding CPBP family intramembrane metalloprotease: MLNKKDQTQIWIFLGITFGISWLTALVIYLTGGLQNSPMLAIEGAQISLAYLLLATAYMFGPAIGNILTRLITHEGKANLLLEPKFDHGRWVYWLLAWFLPGVLTILGAAFFFLIFPKYYDPQLGIITQQLEAAGSTTTASPWTIVILQTLQAMLLAPVLNAISTFGEEFGWRGYLQPKLMPLGARKAVLLTGVIWGVWHWPIILMGYNYGLDYVGAPLLGPLAMTLFTISLAVIFGWLSIKAQSVWPAVIGHGALNGIAAIGILLVKGSPSSLLGPAPTGVIGGLAMILLAVALFFIPNGLKPKQDMPPTLE, encoded by the coding sequence ATGCTTAACAAGAAAGATCAAACACAAATCTGGATTTTCCTCGGCATTACCTTTGGTATCTCCTGGCTCACAGCCCTGGTCATCTACCTGACAGGCGGGCTGCAAAACAGCCCCATGCTCGCCATCGAAGGTGCTCAGATCAGCCTGGCTTATCTCCTCCTGGCAACCGCCTATATGTTCGGCCCCGCCATTGGTAATATCCTGACCCGTCTGATCACCCATGAGGGCAAGGCAAACCTCTTACTTGAACCAAAATTCGATCACGGTCGCTGGGTCTACTGGCTATTAGCCTGGTTTCTCCCCGGCGTGTTGACCATCCTGGGCGCGGCTTTCTTTTTCCTCATTTTCCCAAAATATTATGATCCTCAACTGGGGATCATCACCCAACAACTTGAAGCTGCGGGTTCAACAACGACTGCAAGCCCCTGGACCATCGTAATCCTGCAAACCCTTCAGGCCATGCTGCTGGCACCCGTCCTGAACGCCATCTCCACCTTTGGCGAGGAATTCGGCTGGCGGGGCTACCTCCAACCCAAGCTGATGCCTCTGGGCGCTCGCAAAGCCGTCCTGTTGACCGGCGTGATCTGGGGTGTCTGGCACTGGCCAATCATCCTGATGGGCTATAACTACGGTTTGGATTATGTCGGTGCCCCACTCTTAGGTCCGCTAGCAATGACTCTATTCACAATTTCGCTGGCAGTAATCTTCGGATGGCTATCCATCAAGGCTCAGAGCGTCTGGCCAGCAGTGATCGGCCACGGCGCGTTGAATGGCATCGCAGCCATCGGGATATTGCTGGTCAAAGGCAGCCCCTCCTCCCTGCTTGGCCCTGCCCCCACCGGCGTAATCGGCGGTCTGGCGATGATTCTCTTAGCGGTGGCCCTCTTCTTTATTCCCAATGGGCTTAAACCCAAACAGGATATGCCACCTACGCTCGAATAA
- a CDS encoding YihY/virulence factor BrkB family protein, with the protein MKLKETLNKIKQILQSVYLKINDFTGGVPEILRLAVKRFGDERGPEASASLAYYTFFSIFPMILVIIVIGSYFVEQNVVQNQLLNLIQGVIPGAKDLVIGNIERVLQLRGAVTLLALVSLVWSATNMFNILAKNINRAFPRAIVPDFFKGRLMGFFMFLALGLLVVLAIGMTTIVGLIPAIKIPFNGKSLHQTFLWQIGSFLLPVGFNTLMFWAMYYWVPQVKVSRKASLISALVAGATWDMLNNVFTWYLSSGLDQYRLVYGSVGTVVALLFWVYLTGTIMLLGAHLTASIQTAMVRKAHEHSA; encoded by the coding sequence ATGAAGCTAAAAGAGACGTTAAACAAGATTAAACAAATACTGCAGTCGGTCTATCTCAAGATAAATGACTTTACTGGCGGCGTCCCTGAGATCCTCCGATTGGCAGTCAAGCGTTTTGGTGATGAGCGCGGGCCGGAAGCATCCGCCAGCCTGGCATATTACACTTTTTTCTCGATTTTTCCCATGATTCTGGTCATCATTGTGATCGGCAGTTATTTTGTTGAGCAAAATGTTGTTCAAAATCAGTTGCTCAATTTGATCCAAGGAGTGATCCCAGGCGCTAAGGATCTGGTGATTGGTAATATTGAGCGGGTTTTGCAATTGCGGGGCGCTGTAACCCTGTTGGCTTTGGTCTCACTGGTTTGGTCTGCCACGAATATGTTCAATATTCTGGCAAAGAATATCAATCGGGCTTTTCCAAGAGCAATTGTCCCTGACTTTTTCAAGGGACGGCTGATGGGTTTTTTTATGTTCCTGGCCTTGGGCCTTTTGGTTGTGCTTGCCATTGGGATGACAACCATTGTAGGTTTGATTCCCGCGATCAAGATCCCTTTTAATGGCAAATCATTGCACCAGACCTTCTTGTGGCAGATAGGCTCCTTCCTGCTGCCCGTTGGTTTTAACACTTTAATGTTTTGGGCAATGTATTATTGGGTGCCACAGGTAAAAGTCAGCCGTAAGGCTTCTTTGATCAGCGCTTTGGTCGCTGGCGCCACCTGGGATATGCTGAATAATGTATTCACTTGGTATCTTAGCAGCGGCCTGGATCAATATCGTCTGGTCTATGGCTCGGTTGGGACGGTGGTGGCTTTATTGTTCTGGGTTTATCTCACTGGGACGATCATGCTGCTAGGGGCGCATCTGACCGCTTCCATCCAAACTGCCATGGTGAGGAAGGCCCATGAGCATTCCGCCTGA
- a CDS encoding protein-L-isoaspartate(D-aspartate) O-methyltransferase, which translates to MVTIQIAQRGVRDPRVLDAMRHVPRHLFLPEDARIYAYVDSPLRIGCEQTISQPYIVALMTELLDVSSRDKVLEVGTGSGYQAAILSLLAREVHSIERIPELAEAAGETLAALGYDNVQVHIGDGTEGLIEAAPYDRILVAAAAPEVPPPLMAQLADGGRLVIPVGSRTLQQLEIWDLENGEFKQAKSIPVVFVPLIGEDGWQSDPLE; encoded by the coding sequence ATGGTGACCATCCAGATCGCCCAACGGGGTGTACGGGACCCGCGGGTGCTGGATGCGATGCGACATGTGCCCCGCCATCTCTTTCTGCCGGAGGACGCCCGAATCTATGCGTATGTGGATAGCCCCCTGCGAATTGGGTGTGAACAGACCATTTCCCAGCCCTATATCGTAGCGCTGATGACGGAACTCTTGGATGTGAGTTCCAGGGATAAGGTTCTGGAGGTGGGGACGGGTTCCGGTTACCAGGCAGCGATCTTGAGCCTTTTAGCGCGCGAAGTCCACAGCATTGAGCGGATTCCCGAATTGGCTGAAGCGGCAGGTGAGACCCTGGCGGCTTTGGGATACGATAACGTTCAGGTGCATATCGGTGATGGGACGGAGGGGCTGATTGAGGCCGCGCCTTATGATCGGATTTTAGTGGCCGCAGCGGCTCCGGAAGTGCCACCACCCTTGATGGCTCAATTGGCGGATGGAGGCCGGCTGGTGATCCCGGTGGGAAGCCGCACCTTACAACAGTTGGAGATTTGGGATCTGGAGAATGGGGAATTTAAACAGGCCAAGAGCATCCCGGTGGTTTTCGTCCCTCTGATTGGGGAAGATGGGTGGCAGAGCGATCCGTTGGAGTAA
- a CDS encoding MBL fold metallo-hydrolase yields the protein MDITWHGNSCFRIIERGMAAVVTDPYDPEIVGFDYGKLRADVVTVSCDRPEHNYIKGIRSKAFEITGPGEYEIGGVFITGVRINGGKHKKDSDEIRNTIYVMDYSGLTVAHLGELNSVPSQTEVEGLGEVHVALVPVGGETSLNAAKAAEVISLLEPRIVIPMHYGAPENKLELAPLSKFLKEMGLNQVETIDVLKLSSVNILPEETRVMVLNLTR from the coding sequence ATGGATATAACTTGGCACGGCAATTCTTGTTTTAGGATCATTGAACGCGGCATGGCCGCGGTGGTCACGGACCCTTACGATCCTGAGATCGTTGGGTTTGATTATGGTAAATTACGGGCTGATGTTGTCACGGTAAGCTGTGACCGGCCCGAACATAATTATATTAAAGGCATTCGCAGCAAGGCGTTTGAAATCACCGGCCCCGGTGAATATGAGATTGGGGGAGTATTCATTACTGGTGTGCGGATCAACGGCGGAAAGCATAAGAAGGATTCTGATGAAATCCGCAATACGATTTATGTGATGGACTACAGCGGGCTGACAGTTGCCCATTTGGGTGAATTGAACAGTGTCCCCAGTCAGACGGAAGTGGAAGGCCTGGGTGAGGTTCATGTGGCTTTGGTGCCGGTGGGCGGGGAAACCAGCCTGAATGCAGCCAAGGCGGCTGAGGTGATCAGCCTGCTCGAACCCCGGATTGTGATCCCCATGCATTATGGTGCCCCGGAGAATAAACTTGAGTTGGCTCCGCTCTCCAAGTTCCTTAAGGAAATGGGGTTGAACCAGGTGGAGACAATTGATGTATTAAAACTTTCCTCTGTCAACATACTCCCGGAAGAAACCCGGGTGATGGTCCTGAACCTGACCCGCTAG